From Chryseobacterium tructae, one genomic window encodes:
- a CDS encoding S66 peptidase family protein: MKKIIFPKALKKGAKIAVISPAGAVDASQLEKGIKLIKSKGFEPVLGEHLYTKFSNGYNYAGTEKERIKDINWALNDKEVGAIWASRGGYGCQHLIQHLKLKNFTENPKWYIGYSDNTVIQSYLLKKGFASIHGQTIKTSSFGVTDESYDLIFDILKGKTPKYSLKSHPLNKKGNIEGELIGGNLALIYALLGTKYSFDFKDKILFIEDIGENFYALDRMIMSLELAGVFNKIKGLIVGGMTNMGDEKDNKDYESSFDKFAYTMISERISKYKFPVVFGFPNGHIKDNRPLLIGGTAKVKIESKVKIEF; encoded by the coding sequence ATGAAAAAAATAATCTTTCCAAAAGCTCTTAAAAAAGGAGCCAAAATAGCTGTTATTTCCCCTGCCGGAGCCGTAGATGCCTCCCAACTGGAAAAGGGAATAAAATTAATTAAGAGTAAAGGGTTTGAACCTGTTTTAGGAGAACACCTTTATACTAAGTTTTCAAACGGATATAATTATGCCGGAACAGAAAAGGAAAGAATAAAAGATATCAATTGGGCTTTAAATGATAAAGAAGTCGGAGCCATCTGGGCTTCCAGAGGCGGTTATGGCTGCCAGCATCTGATTCAACATTTAAAGTTGAAAAATTTCACAGAAAATCCGAAATGGTATATCGGCTATTCCGATAATACAGTTATACAAAGCTATCTTTTGAAAAAAGGTTTTGCATCCATCCACGGGCAGACCATCAAAACATCAAGCTTTGGGGTTACCGATGAAAGCTATGATCTGATCTTCGATATTTTAAAAGGGAAAACGCCTAAATATAGCTTAAAATCTCACCCATTAAACAAAAAAGGGAATATTGAAGGAGAATTGATTGGAGGGAATTTAGCCCTTATCTATGCCCTTCTGGGAACTAAATATTCTTTTGACTTTAAGGATAAAATTTTATTCATTGAAGATATCGGTGAAAATTTCTATGCGCTGGATCGAATGATAATGAGCTTGGAACTGGCAGGAGTTTTCAATAAGATTAAAGGACTTATCGTAGGTGGGATGACCAATATGGGTGATGAAAAGGACAATAAAGACTATGAATCCAGCTTTGATAAATTTGCCTATACAATGATCTCAGAAAGAATTTCAAAATATAAATTCCCTGTTGTATTTGGTTTTCCAAACGGACATATCAAAGACAACCGACCTCTTTTAATTGGAGGGACGGCCAAGGTGAAGATTGAGTCTAAAGTGAAGATCGAGTTTTAA
- a CDS encoding LysE family translocator: MLELVLSAIILGFMLSLVFIGPIFFLLIETSFSRGPKHALSLDLGVITADLLCIVAAYYASADIVTLIDKHPGFYRITSILIFIYGIVMLVTKTKMHMPGEEKIIGQNYIKTFFNGFFFNLLNVGVILFWLVTVISVRNQYPDTSSFILYISIVIGTYLGIDLAKIFLAKQFHDKLTQKLANRIRRVVGVILIFFSFFIFLQSFKKFNQFDRQLEEAEKKEVKYQKTK, encoded by the coding sequence ATGCTTGAACTTGTACTATCTGCTATCATTTTAGGATTCATGTTGAGTCTGGTTTTTATAGGACCCATATTTTTCCTGTTAATAGAAACCAGTTTCTCCAGAGGCCCGAAGCATGCCTTATCATTGGATCTTGGCGTTATCACTGCAGATTTATTGTGTATTGTAGCAGCTTATTATGCCAGTGCAGACATTGTTACCTTAATTGATAAACATCCGGGTTTCTACAGGATTACTTCCATTCTGATTTTTATTTATGGAATTGTTATGCTGGTAACGAAAACCAAGATGCACATGCCCGGTGAAGAGAAGATCATTGGTCAAAACTATATTAAGACCTTTTTCAATGGTTTTTTCTTTAATCTTTTAAATGTTGGAGTCATTCTATTCTGGCTGGTAACGGTAATTTCCGTAAGGAATCAATATCCGGACACCAGCAGTTTTATTTTATACATAAGCATTGTGATAGGAACTTATCTAGGTATCGACCTTGCCAAGATATTTTTGGCTAAGCAGTTTCACGATAAACTTACCCAAAAACTGGCCAATAGAATCAGAAGAGTTGTAGGAGTAATTCTTATATTTTTCAGTTTCTTTATCTTCCTGCAGAGTTTTAAAAAGTTCAATCAGTTTGACAGACAACTGGAAGAAGCCGAGAAAAAAGAAGTAAAATATCAAAAAACAAAATGA
- the rnr gene encoding ribonuclease R, whose product MPKKRKYISHKNDLKMMEIGRLILRFMNANSSKIYNYKQIADGIDYKNPRQRELVIQALHKLQGSEKIKEVEKGKYIVNLKIAGTLTGIIDFNQSGNAYVNVEGIEDDVFIHAKNVKDALQGDKVLIITYHYKGKKLEGSVLEVLERNRTEFVGTFQKVAHKDFGFVVCDKKSINTDIFIPKAKFNNVEDGDKVIVKMTEWRPGDKNPEGEIIQVLGAPGEHETEIHSILAEYGLPYEFPQEVELDADKIDRSITDEEVAKRWDMRNICTFTIDPKDAKDFDDALSFRKLENGNWEIGVHIADVSHYVVPGTMLDDEAYQRATSVYLVDRVVPMLPEVLSNDVCSLRPHEDKYTFSAVFELNDQAEIQKQWFGRTVIHSDRRFTYEEAQERIETGQGDLSEEINVLDRLAKIMRNDRIRKGAITFDRSEVRFNLDENNQPIGVYFKISKDSNHLIEEFMLLANKKVSEFVSLTKKGEITNNTFIYRVHDDPDPAKLESLRDFVSTFGYKMDLANTKKVAESLNKLLHDVKGKGEENMIETLAMRSMSKAVYSTEPIGHYGLGFAYYTHFTSPIRRYPDLIAHRLLQHYLDGGKSPSKQELEEKSKHCSSMERLAADAERDSIKYMQVKFMEKHLGETFTGVISGVAEFGFWVEIPENGAEGLIKLRDLVDDSYMYDAKTHAVYGVRHGNKYQLGDQVQIKVVKANLIQKQLDFKIV is encoded by the coding sequence ATGCCAAAAAAAAGAAAATATATAAGTCATAAAAATGATTTGAAAATGATGGAAATCGGAAGATTGATCCTTCGTTTCATGAATGCAAATTCGTCAAAAATATATAATTATAAGCAGATCGCTGACGGAATAGATTATAAAAATCCAAGACAAAGAGAACTTGTTATCCAGGCGCTGCATAAACTTCAGGGATCTGAAAAGATCAAAGAAGTAGAAAAAGGAAAATATATTGTAAACCTGAAAATTGCCGGAACACTAACCGGAATTATCGATTTCAACCAAAGCGGTAATGCCTATGTAAATGTAGAAGGAATAGAAGATGATGTCTTCATACATGCTAAAAATGTAAAGGATGCTTTGCAGGGAGATAAGGTTCTTATTATAACTTATCATTATAAAGGAAAGAAATTGGAAGGCTCCGTTTTGGAGGTTTTAGAGAGAAACAGAACAGAGTTCGTAGGTACCTTCCAGAAGGTGGCACACAAGGATTTTGGATTTGTAGTTTGTGATAAAAAATCAATCAATACAGACATCTTCATTCCAAAGGCTAAATTCAATAATGTAGAGGATGGTGATAAGGTGATTGTAAAGATGACAGAATGGAGACCTGGTGACAAAAATCCTGAAGGGGAAATCATCCAGGTATTAGGTGCTCCTGGTGAACACGAAACGGAGATCCACTCTATTCTTGCTGAATATGGTTTGCCTTACGAATTCCCTCAAGAAGTAGAATTGGATGCTGATAAAATCGACAGAAGCATTACCGATGAGGAAGTGGCAAAACGTTGGGATATGCGTAATATCTGTACATTTACTATTGACCCTAAGGATGCGAAAGATTTTGATGACGCTTTATCCTTCAGAAAACTGGAAAACGGAAACTGGGAAATTGGAGTTCACATTGCCGATGTATCCCATTATGTAGTTCCGGGGACAATGCTTGATGATGAAGCCTATCAGAGAGCAACTTCCGTTTATTTAGTAGACAGAGTGGTACCAATGCTTCCGGAAGTATTGAGTAATGACGTATGTTCTCTTCGTCCTCATGAAGATAAATATACATTTTCAGCGGTTTTTGAATTGAACGATCAGGCTGAAATCCAGAAGCAGTGGTTTGGAAGAACAGTAATTCATTCAGACAGAAGATTTACCTATGAAGAAGCGCAGGAACGTATCGAAACAGGTCAGGGAGATTTGTCTGAAGAGATCAATGTTCTTGACAGGCTTGCTAAGATTATGCGTAATGACCGTATCAGAAAAGGAGCCATTACATTTGACAGAAGCGAAGTAAGATTCAACCTGGATGAAAATAATCAGCCAATCGGAGTTTATTTTAAAATCAGTAAAGATTCCAATCACCTGATTGAAGAATTCATGCTTCTAGCCAACAAAAAGGTATCTGAGTTTGTTTCTTTAACAAAAAAAGGAGAAATTACCAATAATACATTCATCTACAGGGTTCACGACGATCCGGATCCTGCTAAACTGGAATCATTAAGAGATTTTGTTTCTACATTCGGATACAAAATGGACTTGGCCAATACCAAAAAAGTTGCAGAATCTTTGAATAAACTTTTACACGATGTAAAAGGGAAAGGAGAAGAAAATATGATTGAAACCCTTGCCATGAGAAGTATGAGTAAGGCGGTATATTCAACAGAACCTATAGGACACTACGGACTAGGATTTGCATATTATACCCACTTCACCTCTCCTATTCGTCGTTATCCCGATTTGATTGCACACCGTCTTCTTCAGCATTATCTGGATGGAGGAAAATCTCCAAGCAAGCAAGAACTGGAAGAAAAATCTAAGCACTGCAGTTCAATGGAAAGATTAGCTGCTGATGCAGAAAGAGATTCTATCAAGTATATGCAGGTGAAATTCATGGAAAAACATCTTGGTGAAACATTCACAGGAGTTATTTCCGGAGTAGCTGAATTCGGATTCTGGGTAGAGATTCCTGAAAACGGAGCTGAAGGTCTTATTAAATTAAGAGATTTAGTAGACGATTCTTATATGTATGATGCGAAAACACATGCCGTATATGGAGTAAGACACGGAAATAAATACCAATTGGGAGACCAGGTTCAGATTAAAGTAGTAAAAGCGAATCTGATCCAAAAACAATTGGACTTTAAGATTGTTTAA
- the tsaB gene encoding tRNA (adenosine(37)-N6)-threonylcarbamoyltransferase complex dimerization subunit type 1 TsaB, translated as MKILYLETSSKNCSVAVSDNEKLLCLCEEVSENYKQSESLHTFVEWALEGAGISLKDIEAVSLGKGPGSYTGLRIGAASAKGFCYGLKVPFIAVNSLESMIEPFLGQNYEFIVPLIDARRMEVYTAVYDGSTGTEISATEAKILDETSFEEFRDKKIIFVGDGATKAKDILNLPNAEFREDIYPSAQYLITKTLEKIENKEFEDMAYFEPFYLKDFHGVKKKGS; from the coding sequence ATGAAAATTCTATATCTTGAAACATCGTCTAAAAACTGCTCAGTAGCTGTATCCGATAATGAAAAGCTTCTATGTTTATGTGAGGAAGTTTCTGAAAACTACAAACAGTCTGAAAGTCTCCATACTTTTGTTGAGTGGGCTTTAGAAGGAGCAGGAATATCATTGAAAGACATTGAAGCAGTTTCCTTAGGAAAAGGACCGGGTTCTTATACAGGATTAAGAATTGGAGCCGCCTCTGCAAAAGGATTCTGTTATGGATTAAAAGTTCCATTTATTGCCGTTAATTCTCTTGAAAGTATGATAGAGCCTTTTTTAGGGCAGAACTACGAATTTATAGTGCCATTGATCGATGCAAGGAGAATGGAGGTTTATACAGCCGTTTATGACGGTTCTACAGGAACAGAAATTTCTGCAACCGAGGCGAAGATTCTGGATGAAACTTCTTTTGAAGAATTCAGAGATAAAAAAATAATCTTTGTGGGGGATGGTGCTACAAAGGCAAAAGATATTTTAAATCTTCCTAATGCAGAGTTCAGAGAAGATATTTATCCATCTGCTCAGTACCTGATTACAAAAACCCTAGAGAAGATAGAAAATAAAGAATTTGAAGATATGGCTTATTTTGAGCCATTTTATCTTAAAGATTTTCATGGAGTAAAGAAAAAGGGTTCATAG
- a CDS encoding Maf family protein codes for MKLLLASQSPRRKELLSSLGFEFEVVKIDCEELLPEHIKIEEAAAYLSELKAEAFRSLAAGEVLLTADTVVAINQQILGKPKDEADAQHMLRNLSGRAHQVYTGITIKTVDQTFTETDVADVIFDDITDDEIQYYIQNYKPFDKAGSYGIQEWLGMAKIKSLTGSFYTIMGLPTHLVYKILKEISAI; via the coding sequence ATGAAATTACTTTTAGCATCACAATCACCAAGAAGAAAGGAGCTTCTTTCAAGCCTTGGTTTTGAATTTGAGGTTGTAAAAATCGATTGTGAAGAACTCCTTCCTGAGCATATTAAAATAGAAGAAGCGGCGGCTTATTTATCTGAACTAAAAGCTGAAGCCTTCAGAAGCTTAGCTGCAGGCGAAGTTCTATTAACTGCCGATACCGTAGTTGCCATCAATCAACAGATTCTGGGTAAGCCAAAAGATGAAGCTGATGCTCAACATATGCTTCGAAATCTTTCGGGAAGAGCACATCAGGTGTATACGGGAATCACCATCAAAACTGTTGATCAGACATTTACAGAAACGGATGTGGCTGATGTGATCTTTGATGATATTACTGATGATGAGATACAGTATTATATCCAAAATTATAAGCCTTTTGATAAAGCCGGAAGCTATGGAATTCAGGAATGGCTGGGGATGGCAAAAATTAAAAGTCTGACAGGTAGTTTTTATACCATTATGGGACTTCCTACGCACCTCGTTTATAAAATTCTGAAAGAGATTTCTGCGATTTAA
- a CDS encoding SDR family NAD(P)-dependent oxidoreductase yields the protein MKTILITGATSGIGKSTAELLAKQGNRIIICGRRDEVLKSLKEELSQFTEMFSLMFDVRNLEEVETAINSLPEEWKDIDVLINNAGNAHGLDPLSSGKTDDWDSMIDGNVKGLLYVSKMIIPGMKTKNLGHIINISSVAARQTYANGVVYCATKKAVDVISEGMRLELTEFGIKVTNIQPGAVETDFSLVRFKGDSEKASTVYAGYEPLKAEDIADAIAYCVNAPKHVTIADMCIYPSAQAEPRTIYRK from the coding sequence ATGAAAACAATATTAATCACCGGAGCGACTTCCGGTATCGGTAAATCCACTGCTGAGCTTCTAGCGAAACAGGGAAACAGAATCATCATTTGTGGAAGAAGAGATGAAGTACTGAAATCTTTAAAGGAAGAATTATCTCAATTTACCGAAATGTTTAGTTTAATGTTTGATGTAAGGAATCTTGAAGAGGTAGAAACAGCAATTAATTCGCTTCCTGAAGAATGGAAAGATATTGACGTTCTGATTAATAATGCTGGAAATGCTCACGGCCTTGATCCCCTTTCATCGGGAAAGACTGATGACTGGGATTCTATGATTGATGGGAATGTAAAAGGACTGCTCTATGTTTCCAAAATGATCATTCCTGGCATGAAAACTAAAAATTTAGGTCATATTATAAACATTAGTTCTGTGGCAGCAAGGCAAACCTATGCCAATGGAGTAGTGTACTGTGCTACTAAAAAAGCAGTAGATGTTATTTCTGAAGGAATGAGACTGGAGCTTACTGAATTTGGTATCAAAGTAACCAATATTCAACCCGGAGCTGTAGAGACAGATTTTTCATTGGTAAGATTTAAAGGTGACAGTGAAAAGGCATCAACGGTATATGCGGGATATGAGCCTTTAAAAGCAGAAGATATTGCAGATGCCATTGCTTATTGTGTAAATGCTCCAAAGCACGTTACTATTGCTGATATGTGCATCTATCCAAGTGCTCAGGCTGAACCAAGAACGATCTATAGAAAATAG
- a CDS encoding phosphoglycerate kinase → MKTINDFNFKDKKALVRVDFNVPQDDQLNVTDNTRIVAVKPTVEKILQDGGSVILMTHLGRPKGEVKDEFSLKHILGEVSNVLGQEVKFVDECIGEKAEQAAADLKPGEILLLENVRFHNEEEKGDEAFAEKLSKLGDTYVNDAFGTAHRAHASTAVIAKFFSETKFFGLLMAKELQAIDKVLKSGEKPITAILGGSKVSTKITIIENILPAIDNLIIGGGMAFTFIKALGGKIGTSLVEDDKLPLALEILGKAKEHKVKVYLPSDAIIAESFSNDVERKEVDIYAIPEGWMGLDAGHKSRDQFNDVLLNSRTILWNGPIGVFEMSHFAGGTIALGDSIAEATRLGAFSLVGGGDSVAFVKQFGYADKVSYVSTGGGAMLESLEGLELPGVAAINN, encoded by the coding sequence ATGAAAACAATTAACGACTTCAATTTTAAAGATAAGAAAGCTCTTGTAAGAGTTGACTTCAATGTTCCACAAGATGATCAGTTGAATGTGACTGACAATACCAGAATTGTTGCGGTGAAACCAACCGTTGAAAAAATCCTTCAGGATGGTGGTTCTGTTATTTTGATGACACACCTTGGAAGACCAAAAGGAGAAGTGAAGGATGAATTTTCTCTAAAACATATTCTTGGTGAAGTTTCCAATGTTCTTGGACAGGAAGTGAAATTCGTTGATGAGTGTATTGGGGAGAAAGCTGAACAGGCTGCTGCTGATTTGAAGCCGGGAGAAATTCTATTATTGGAGAATGTTCGTTTTCACAATGAAGAAGAAAAGGGAGATGAAGCTTTCGCTGAAAAACTTTCTAAACTAGGAGATACTTATGTAAATGATGCTTTCGGAACAGCACACAGAGCTCATGCTTCTACAGCTGTTATTGCAAAATTCTTTTCAGAAACTAAATTTTTCGGTTTACTAATGGCTAAGGAGCTTCAGGCTATCGATAAAGTTTTGAAAAGTGGGGAAAAACCAATTACTGCAATTTTGGGTGGATCTAAAGTTTCAACTAAAATTACTATTATAGAAAATATTCTTCCTGCAATTGATAATTTGATTATCGGGGGTGGAATGGCTTTCACATTTATTAAAGCGTTAGGAGGGAAAATCGGAACTTCATTAGTTGAAGATGATAAGCTTCCTCTTGCTTTAGAAATTTTAGGAAAAGCTAAAGAGCATAAAGTAAAAGTATACCTTCCATCTGATGCAATCATCGCTGAAAGTTTTAGTAATGATGTGGAAAGAAAAGAGGTAGATATCTATGCTATTCCTGAAGGATGGATGGGATTAGATGCAGGTCATAAATCAAGGGATCAATTTAATGATGTATTATTAAACTCAAGAACAATTCTTTGGAATGGTCCTATTGGGGTTTTTGAAATGTCACATTTTGCTGGAGGAACTATTGCGCTTGGAGATAGTATTGCTGAAGCTACAAGATTGGGAGCTTTCTCTCTAGTAGGAGGTGGAGATAGTGTAGCATTCGTTAAGCAATTCGGATATGCTGATAAAGTAAGTTATGTTTCTACAGGAGGTGGTGCAATGCTTGAAAGCCTTGAAGGACTTGAGCTTCCCGGAGTAGCTGCTATCAATAATTAA
- a CDS encoding YraN family protein: MANHNDFGKIAEDLAADYLQNNGYKVLVRNFRFQKAEIDIIAEKDKFIIIVEVKARSTDAFMLPQEAVTKTKIRSIVSAANHYMEEFNKQNEVRFDIISVLPDENRNLTIDHISDAFQAFDAN; this comes from the coding sequence ATGGCTAATCACAACGACTTTGGAAAAATAGCAGAAGATCTGGCAGCCGATTATCTTCAGAATAACGGGTATAAAGTTCTGGTCAGAAACTTCAGGTTTCAGAAGGCAGAGATTGATATCATAGCTGAAAAAGATAAGTTCATTATTATTGTTGAAGTAAAGGCTAGATCTACAGATGCCTTTATGTTGCCTCAGGAAGCGGTGACTAAAACAAAGATCAGATCCATTGTATCTGCGGCCAACCATTATATGGAGGAATTCAATAAGCAGAATGAAGTGAGATTCGATATCATTTCTGTTTTACCTGATGAAAATAGAAATTTAACAATTGACCACATAAGCGACGCTTTTCAGGCGTTTGACGCCAACTAA
- a CDS encoding tetratricopeptide repeat protein, which yields MKKNILFLLVICLVASCGTKVKKPEQRSKLLKGFSTYYNTLFNAKDALNSEFTTRDKGHKDNFYAPYISILTFEDQPLGSDLGQSTAFAENSMKMAEVANRPGRNSGTPNMPGGPGNDPTNPDGNQAKGATTLEIAEAKALKAINKYSVTRNGEEKNKQIFDAYIILAQARIYRNKPLEALDALNYVFTHMKDDKRIPLARIYQGVAYDKIKDYHRAHETFAKLKDDKINKSYAKLLSIYYAESLLDAGKKEDAARELDLAFELNSNRKLKSRIAYLRGQVLETLNQNDKARESYTAAYKFSNDFEFEVKSQIAIAKTFNGKGDYNGAKNYLEGISKKGTYGSRKNEFLYALGLMANKAGKKDEAQQFFRKSLFEKVSDPQIRGLAYYEIGKGYFEKNDYIGAGTYYDSALAVMTYEPSKILLKDQSAYIKKISKNYYLIKKNDSILSLAKMDNTQRTDFFSKYIDKLKIKEEKEEQERRRAERNKGFDAGDYNSNSIFANNNANAFEDFGVTTKGFYFNNTGTVSKGTSSFKQVWGERALSDNWRFSKKMATIEDMKSEALGVTTAPNPRRFEPAYYIEQIPTDQGKLAQLKKDRDTASLGLGIMYQNYFTNTPLATKTLYDLVDVKPEEKVMLQALYEIFAMNYEKTPQASERAKQILLTDYPYTSYAEFARNPKNNSFVKSTADVENEYKKAYALYESEKFVESKDVIDQTIQKYPKDALVPKLYLLNAFNSGKSSGKEVMILQLEQIALNYSKTPEGIRAKEMLNYLKSDLSFQATDNKGNALPQQPGSPTPPVNKNQNVPQGNLNNIDNLKTIDTQPAQPMSTGKVNNVPQQKTDKPKPKNKNVPDGGPESK from the coding sequence ATGAAAAAGAATATATTGTTCCTTTTAGTGATCTGCCTTGTTGCTTCCTGTGGTACCAAAGTAAAAAAGCCGGAGCAGCGATCCAAACTATTGAAGGGATTTTCTACATACTATAACACACTATTTAATGCTAAAGATGCACTAAACAGTGAATTTACCACAAGAGATAAGGGACATAAAGACAATTTCTATGCTCCTTATATTTCTATTCTTACTTTTGAGGATCAGCCTTTGGGAAGTGATCTTGGGCAATCCACAGCTTTTGCTGAGAACTCTATGAAGATGGCAGAAGTTGCCAACAGACCTGGAAGAAATTCCGGAACTCCTAATATGCCCGGTGGCCCTGGAAATGATCCTACCAATCCTGATGGAAATCAGGCTAAGGGTGCAACAACACTAGAGATTGCTGAAGCCAAGGCTTTAAAGGCCATCAACAAATATTCGGTTACCAGAAATGGTGAAGAAAAGAATAAGCAGATTTTTGATGCTTATATCATCCTTGCCCAAGCAAGAATATATCGGAATAAACCTCTGGAGGCTCTGGATGCCCTTAATTATGTTTTCACCCATATGAAGGATGATAAGAGGATTCCTCTGGCAAGAATTTATCAGGGTGTAGCTTATGATAAAATCAAAGACTATCACAGGGCACATGAGACTTTTGCTAAGCTAAAGGATGATAAAATCAATAAAAGCTATGCTAAGCTGCTGAGCATTTATTATGCCGAATCTCTTTTGGATGCGGGAAAAAAAGAAGATGCTGCCAGAGAACTTGATTTGGCTTTTGAGCTTAATTCCAATAGAAAACTAAAGAGCAGAATTGCTTATTTAAGAGGCCAGGTTCTTGAAACGCTGAACCAGAATGATAAGGCGAGAGAAAGTTATACAGCAGCTTATAAATTTTCTAACGATTTTGAATTTGAAGTAAAATCTCAAATTGCTATTGCTAAAACTTTTAATGGTAAAGGTGATTATAACGGAGCCAAAAATTACCTGGAAGGGATTAGCAAAAAAGGAACTTATGGTTCCAGAAAGAATGAATTTTTGTATGCTTTGGGACTTATGGCCAATAAAGCAGGTAAAAAAGATGAAGCACAACAATTTTTCAGGAAGTCTTTATTTGAAAAGGTTTCTGACCCACAGATTCGTGGGCTTGCTTATTATGAGATAGGAAAAGGCTATTTTGAAAAGAATGATTATATCGGTGCCGGAACGTATTATGATTCTGCACTTGCTGTAATGACCTATGAGCCTTCAAAGATTTTGTTGAAAGATCAATCTGCCTATATTAAAAAGATTTCCAAGAACTATTATCTGATTAAAAAGAACGACAGTATCCTTTCTTTAGCCAAAATGGATAATACACAAAGGACAGACTTTTTCTCAAAATACATTGATAAATTAAAGATCAAAGAGGAGAAAGAAGAACAGGAAAGAAGACGAGCAGAACGAAATAAAGGATTTGATGCAGGAGATTATAATTCAAATTCTATTTTTGCGAATAATAATGCCAATGCTTTTGAAGACTTTGGAGTAACAACGAAAGGGTTTTATTTCAATAATACCGGAACTGTAAGTAAAGGAACTTCCTCATTTAAGCAGGTATGGGGAGAAAGAGCTCTTTCTGATAACTGGCGTTTTTCAAAAAAAATGGCTACTATTGAGGATATGAAAAGCGAAGCTCTTGGGGTGACTACAGCTCCTAATCCAAGACGTTTTGAACCGGCTTACTATATAGAGCAGATTCCTACGGATCAGGGTAAACTGGCACAGCTTAAAAAGGATAGAGATACGGCTTCTTTAGGGCTTGGTATTATGTATCAGAATTATTTTACCAATACCCCTCTTGCGACTAAAACCTTGTATGATCTTGTAGATGTAAAACCTGAAGAAAAAGTAATGCTCCAGGCATTGTATGAGATTTTCGCCATGAATTATGAGAAAACTCCTCAGGCTTCAGAAAGAGCAAAACAAATTCTGTTAACTGATTATCCTTATACTTCGTATGCCGAATTTGCCAGAAACCCAAAAAATAATTCTTTTGTAAAATCTACGGCAGATGTAGAAAATGAGTATAAAAAAGCTTATGCTTTATACGAATCTGAGAAATTTGTGGAAAGCAAGGATGTTATAGACCAAACGATTCAGAAGTATCCGAAAGATGCACTGGTTCCGAAACTCTATTTGTTGAATGCTTTCAATTCAGGAAAATCCAGTGGAAAGGAAGTAATGATCCTCCAGCTTGAACAGATTGCCTTAAACTATTCAAAAACTCCGGAAGGAATAAGAGCTAAAGAAATGCTGAATTATCTAAAAAGTGACCTCAGCTTCCAGGCCACCGATAACAAGGGTAATGCACTCCCTCAACAGCCGGGCTCTCCTACTCCACCTGTCAATAAAAACCAAAATGTTCCTCAAGGTAATCTTAACAACATTGACAACTTAAAAACGATAGATACCCAACCGGCACAACCAATGTCAACAGGTAAGGTGAACAATGTCCCTCAACAAAAGACTGATAAGCCTAAACCAAAAAACAAGAATGTCCCTGATGGCGGGCCAGAGAGTAAATAA
- a CDS encoding KdsC family phosphatase, producing MSYKEKLKDIKAFVFDVDGVFTDGSVYLMPGGNMCRVMNVLDGYAVVKALKNNYLIGVITGGNDEMVKHRINYLGIQDYYPKSHNKIEDFEDFKKKYNLKNEEILTMGDDLPDIHIMESSAIAACPENAVPEVKGISDYISTKKGGSGAVRDVIEQVMKVQGNWHDDNTQSV from the coding sequence ATGAGTTATAAAGAGAAATTAAAGGATATTAAGGCCTTTGTATTTGATGTAGACGGAGTTTTCACAGATGGAAGCGTTTATCTGATGCCTGGAGGGAATATGTGCAGGGTAATGAATGTCCTTGATGGCTACGCGGTCGTTAAGGCGCTAAAAAACAACTACTTAATCGGAGTTATTACCGGCGGGAACGATGAAATGGTAAAACACAGAATCAACTACCTTGGTATTCAGGATTATTATCCAAAATCTCATAATAAAATTGAGGATTTTGAAGATTTTAAGAAGAAATACAATCTTAAAAATGAGGAGATCCTGACCATGGGAGATGATCTTCCTGATATTCATATCATGGAAAGTTCTGCTATTGCTGCATGTCCTGAAAATGCTGTTCCTGAAGTAAAAGGTATATCTGATTATATTTCTACTAAAAAAGGAGGAAGCGGAGCTGTACGTGACGTAATCGAACAGGTAATGAAAGTTCAGGGGAACTGGCACGATGATAACACACAATCTGTATAA